CCGCGAAGGCCTCGTCGAGACGATCGAAGGCCCTGCGGAGAGGAAACTTGAGGTCGATGACATAGCGATCCTCCGCCGTTCCGGGCTGAACGGCGACGACCCGGCCCCGGAGCGCCTCGGGCCCTGTGGGGAAGTAGTCGCCTACGGCGACGACGAAGGCGCTGGGCGTGATCTCGTAGGGATCGCTGAAGGCGACGTGACGGGCTCTCTCCGGCGTGCAGCTCAGGCAGGCGGCGACGAGATCGATCTCGCCCCGCTCCAGAGCCGGGATGAGGGCGTCGAAGGGCATCTCCACCCACTGCACGGCCCACCCCAGCCGCTCGGCCAGAGCGGCGACGAGGTCGACGTCGAAACCGACGAGAGATCCCGAGACGTCTCGGAACTCGTAGGGCGGGTAGGTGCTTTCCGTCCCCACGCGAACAACGACCCCCTCGGCGGAGGCCACGGAGCAGGCCAAAAGGAGGGCCGCCAGAAAGAGGAGGACTCGCATCGCCCGACCTCCCTTCCCTGATAATGGAAATGCAATTGGATAGATGAACAGTTTCTAATATACCCTGAACGGAGCGGATGCGCAAGAGAGCCACGAAGGGGCAACGGCGCTCCTCTGACTGCAACGGAAGCGCCTGATCGATCAGGCCTCCGCGATCTCTCCGAGC
The DNA window shown above is from Aminithiophilus ramosus and carries:
- a CDS encoding transporter substrate-binding domain-containing protein, giving the protein MRVLLFLAALLLACSVASAEGVVVRVGTESTYPPYEFRDVSGSLVGFDVDLVAALAERLGWAVQWVEMPFDALIPALERGEIDLVAACLSCTPERARHVAFSDPYEITPSAFVVAVGDYFPTGPEALRGRVVAVQPGTAEDRYVIDLKFPLRRAFDRLDEAFAALAAGEVDAVFVDEPVAASYAAGALHRGSFRLAFTLKLIGAEKALALPREACDRLDAVNEALQALRDEGLLAELARKWK